From a single Halobellus ruber genomic region:
- a CDS encoding UPF0175 family protein has translation MATIEIDNDVYEALQLPEGERSSAMKRELAVSLYARDVLSFGKARSLAEMSKAEFQKLLGEREIPRHYGERELEEDLEYAE, from the coding sequence ATGGCGACGATAGAGATCGACAACGACGTGTACGAGGCGCTACAGCTCCCGGAGGGTGAGCGCTCGTCCGCGATGAAGCGGGAGTTGGCGGTCTCGCTGTACGCCCGTGACGTTCTCTCCTTCGGGAAGGCGCGTTCGCTGGCGGAGATGTCGAAAGCGGAGTTCCAGAAACTCCTCGGGGAGCGCGAGATTCCCCGCCACTACGGCGAACGGGAACTCGAAGAAGATCTCGAGTATGCCGAATAG
- a CDS encoding PAS domain-containing protein — MSPNPGITGAGARSDDDTLPIGESTILLFLESGRDRELLIEALGETYDVETATDVEALDMSFDCCIFGKHEFNRVAGTVQSKRDRSSPVFLPFVLLADGSAAGELTHAWEYVDDIIELPVDKAALHARIENLVQRRQTAMRLAEREEQLQETVEDLRLKEQAMDKAPVGITIGERRGDEIPLIYANERFEELTGYSLNVLGEDCRFLQGEETDPETVAEIRQALQTEEPVSVDILNYRQNGQKFWNKLDIAPIHDEDELVTNYVGFQTEITDRKLRELRLQVLNRVLSHNLRNKMNVIEGYLSLLRDELDDAEPPQEITEIERTAADLIGLAEAVRKSQQTLDSQAEPIELFERMVQLMNAFEERYPQTDFELTLPANDPCEVTVSGLLTAIEEAVENAVKHNDNPEPSVAVTVDRRSSDWVEIEITDNGPGIPSNELEVLDRGETALKHADRLGIWLIYWVVNKAGGEFSVSRGDSDTTTVQLSVPTGGSPDPSAGKER; from the coding sequence ATGTCACCGAATCCTGGCATCACTGGAGCAGGCGCTCGCTCCGATGACGATACGCTGCCGATCGGTGAATCAACGATTCTTCTGTTTTTAGAATCCGGACGGGACCGGGAGTTGTTGATCGAAGCACTCGGTGAAACGTACGACGTGGAGACGGCGACCGACGTAGAAGCGCTCGATATGTCGTTTGACTGTTGTATATTCGGTAAACACGAATTCAACAGAGTCGCTGGGACTGTCCAGTCCAAACGAGATCGGTCCAGCCCTGTCTTTCTGCCGTTCGTCCTGTTAGCCGATGGGAGTGCGGCGGGCGAACTGACACACGCCTGGGAGTATGTCGATGACATTATCGAACTGCCCGTAGACAAGGCAGCGTTACACGCCCGAATCGAGAATTTAGTTCAACGGCGACAGACGGCGATGCGACTCGCCGAGCGTGAAGAGCAGCTACAAGAGACGGTCGAGGACTTACGACTGAAAGAGCAGGCGATGGATAAAGCCCCGGTGGGGATTACGATCGGTGAACGACGCGGGGATGAGATACCGCTCATATATGCCAACGAACGGTTTGAAGAACTCACTGGCTACAGTTTGAACGTACTCGGGGAGGACTGCCGGTTTCTCCAGGGCGAAGAGACGGATCCGGAGACGGTCGCTGAGATCCGGCAAGCACTCCAGACAGAGGAGCCAGTCTCGGTTGATATTCTGAACTACCGGCAGAACGGGCAAAAGTTCTGGAACAAACTCGATATCGCTCCCATCCACGATGAAGACGAGCTTGTTACGAACTACGTTGGGTTTCAAACGGAGATCACCGACCGGAAGCTGCGGGAACTCCGTCTCCAAGTGTTGAATCGCGTGCTCAGTCACAACCTGCGGAACAAAATGAACGTCATCGAAGGCTATCTTTCTCTGCTCCGTGACGAGCTTGACGATGCCGAGCCACCGCAGGAAATCACGGAAATCGAACGAACCGCAGCCGATCTGATAGGACTGGCTGAGGCAGTTCGGAAATCCCAGCAGACGCTTGATTCCCAAGCAGAGCCGATTGAACTATTCGAGCGGATGGTACAACTGATGAACGCGTTCGAAGAACGGTATCCGCAGACGGATTTTGAACTCACACTACCCGCGAATGATCCGTGTGAAGTGACTGTCAGCGGGCTATTGACTGCTATCGAAGAGGCCGTCGAGAACGCAGTCAAACACAACGACAACCCGGAGCCATCGGTTGCGGTGACGGTTGATCGGCGCTCAAGCGACTGGGTCGAGATCGAGATCACTGATAACGGCCCCGGGATTCCGTCCAACGAACTCGAAGTTCTGGACCGAGGGGAAACAGCTCTAAAACACGCGGACCGGTTAGGCATCTGGCTTATCTACTGGGTGGTAAACAAAGCCGGGGGAGAGTTTTCGGTTTCCAGAGGGGACTCGGACACGACGACGGTACAGTTGTCCGTTCCGACAGGCGGGTCACCTGATCCGTCTGCTGGCAAGGAACGGTAA
- a CDS encoding DUF3368 domain-containing protein produces the protein MPNSGVVVSNTSPLLNLALIDRLDLLRTQFSAVTVPRRVWDELTEGEDGLDALRELRDDDFLTIVEVERSDLFVEVSHELDLGETAAICYAVEHGADLVLLDERDGRRVARRHDLEVTGVIGILLRGAKIDSVDLEQELDALREAGFWISDDLYSRALSEVNK, from the coding sequence ATGCCGAATAGCGGAGTTGTTGTCTCGAACACCTCGCCTCTTCTGAACCTCGCACTCATCGACCGGCTCGACCTTCTCAGAACGCAGTTCTCCGCCGTCACCGTCCCGCGCCGCGTCTGGGACGAACTCACCGAGGGAGAAGACGGCCTGGACGCACTCCGAGAGTTGCGAGACGACGATTTCCTAACCATCGTTGAGGTAGAGCGCTCGGACCTGTTCGTCGAAGTCTCCCACGAACTCGATCTCGGAGAGACGGCGGCGATCTGCTACGCGGTCGAACACGGGGCCGACCTCGTTTTGCTCGACGAGCGGGACGGACGACGCGTCGCCCGCAGACACGACTTGGAGGTTACCGGCGTCATCGGCATTCTACTCCGCGGAGCGAAAATCGATTCGGTAGATTTGGAGCAGGAACTCGATGCCCTCCGCGAAGCAGGCTTCTGGATTTCCGACGACCTCTATTCACGCGCTCTCTCGGAAGTGAACAAATAG
- a CDS encoding ATPase domain-containing protein, whose amino-acid sequence MSQTSSERLSTGIEGLDEILRGGLIPGRTYMLRGRAGSGKTIVGFHFLQAGIEAGETTLFINLEEDLSDLQANADALGFETDSIEFLDLSPTADVFTEEQSYSVFDESEVEQEPLTESITESVTDINPDRVVVDPVTQLRYLTSGDYQFRKQVVGFMRFLENQGATVLFTVQDTERLPTDDLEFITDGTINLTATEHGKTIRVPKFRGSATQPGRHSYRISENGISVYPALEPGQYERDFSGEQISAGVPEIDELLNGGLTRGTVSIISGPTGVGKTTLGTQFIKEAAGRGERSVIYLFEESKGTFLKRSKAVNIPVRQMIDRGTLQVTEVEALERSPQEFARMVRTEVEQHGAQIVMVDGISGYRLTLRGEGDTMLKRMHALGRYLNNMGVSTIFVDETRNITGDFNATQENISYLADSIIFLQHLELRGELRKAIGVLKKRTSDFERTLREFKITQHGISVGEPLTQMRNVLSGTPEMIDEEPQEDLRR is encoded by the coding sequence ATGTCACAGACGTCGAGTGAGCGGCTATCGACCGGAATCGAGGGATTAGACGAGATTCTACGCGGTGGACTGATCCCCGGTCGTACGTATATGCTCCGAGGTCGTGCCGGGAGCGGTAAGACAATAGTAGGGTTTCATTTCCTACAGGCGGGGATCGAGGCCGGTGAAACCACGCTTTTCATCAACCTCGAAGAGGATCTGAGTGATCTTCAAGCGAACGCCGACGCACTCGGGTTCGAGACGGACAGCATCGAGTTTCTGGACCTGAGTCCAACAGCGGATGTCTTCACCGAAGAGCAATCGTACAGCGTCTTCGATGAGTCCGAGGTCGAGCAGGAACCCCTCACGGAGAGTATTACGGAGTCAGTTACCGACATCAACCCTGACCGGGTGGTTGTTGACCCAGTAACACAGCTTCGATACCTCACGTCCGGCGACTACCAGTTCCGCAAACAGGTCGTCGGGTTTATGCGGTTCCTCGAAAATCAGGGGGCGACCGTTCTATTCACCGTGCAGGACACGGAACGACTCCCGACCGACGATTTGGAATTTATAACCGATGGAACAATAAATCTGACTGCAACCGAACACGGGAAAACGATTCGAGTCCCGAAGTTCCGGGGCTCAGCGACGCAGCCTGGCCGACACTCCTACCGGATTTCCGAGAACGGAATCAGCGTCTACCCGGCGTTGGAACCCGGCCAATACGAACGTGACTTTTCCGGCGAACAGATCTCCGCAGGGGTCCCCGAAATCGACGAGCTTCTCAACGGCGGCCTGACCCGAGGAACGGTGAGTATTATTAGCGGCCCAACAGGTGTTGGGAAAACCACGCTTGGCACACAGTTCATCAAAGAAGCAGCGGGTAGAGGAGAACGATCGGTGATCTATCTCTTCGAGGAGAGCAAAGGGACGTTCTTGAAGCGGTCAAAGGCAGTCAACATTCCCGTCAGGCAAATGATCGACAGGGGCACACTGCAGGTTACCGAGGTGGAGGCACTCGAACGATCACCGCAGGAGTTTGCTAGAATGGTTCGGACGGAAGTTGAACAACACGGCGCTCAAATCGTGATGGTAGACGGTATCTCCGGGTACAGACTCACGCTCCGTGGCGAAGGTGATACGATGCTCAAACGAATGCACGCGTTGGGTCGGTATCTCAACAATATGGGCGTCTCCACGATCTTTGTCGATGAGACACGGAACATTACTGGCGATTTCAATGCAACACAGGAGAACATCAGCTACCTCGCTGACAGTATCATCTTCCTTCAGCACCTCGAACTACGCGGTGAGTTGCGGAAAGCCATCGGCGTCCTGAAAAAACGAACGAGCGACTTCGAGCGGACGCTTCGGGAGTTCAAAATCACGCAACACGGCATCTCGGTTGGCGAACCACTAACGCAGATGCGAAACGTTCTGAGTGGGACACCGGAGATGATCGACGAGGAGCCACAGGAAGACCTACGTAGATAA
- a CDS encoding hydantoinase/oxoprolinase family protein yields the protein MTTRVGVDVGGTFTDVTLVAGSETLVTAKVPSTADQSEGVIAGIEKACAEAGIDPAAIEEFSHAMTVSTNALLERSGARTALVTTEGFRDVLEIGRQNRPALYDLHDEKPEPLVPRSRRYELPERATPDGIERPVDPAAVRELAATLREADVESVAVALLHAYVTPDNERAVAEILREELDVPVSASHAVLSEFREFERTSTTVVDAYVTPAIDRYVGRLSERAAAEGIPEPRIMQSNGGIASADTVRNHAVGTALSGPAAGVVGADRAARAVGAAEDLPGVVTFDMGGTSSDVSLVRDGDAERTTDTDIDGIPIRTPMVDINTIGSGGGSIAWVDAGGALRVGPRSAGADPGPACYGNGGAQPTVTDANVVLGYVGGSTALGGELSLDVAAAEAVLEDLADDAGLESATAAARGVYRVANAKMTRAIREITVERGFDPREFGLVAFGGAGPMHAAGVADDLDIEAVIVPVASGVLSAYGLLDADERYDRVRTHLTRLDDADPDRVAETVTDLAHDALAESTAADPTVEYEADLRYAGQSFELTVPVDLPFDSDAARSRFHAEHERTHGYRMDATVELVNLRATARASRSVVETRYDADGDSLVGTRTVDFDGETHEAAVHDRLALPAEATVEGPAVLEQAESTTVVPPAWTATVWHNGALVIRPRGAGAGAADASEDTL from the coding sequence ATGACGACCCGCGTCGGCGTCGACGTCGGCGGGACGTTCACCGACGTGACGCTCGTCGCCGGATCGGAGACCCTCGTGACCGCGAAGGTTCCCTCGACCGCCGATCAAAGTGAAGGGGTGATCGCGGGGATCGAGAAGGCCTGCGCGGAGGCGGGGATCGACCCCGCCGCAATCGAGGAGTTCTCCCACGCGATGACCGTCTCCACCAACGCCCTGCTCGAACGGAGCGGCGCGCGGACCGCCCTCGTCACCACCGAGGGGTTCCGGGACGTCCTGGAGATCGGCCGCCAGAACCGACCCGCGCTGTACGATCTCCACGACGAGAAGCCCGAACCGCTGGTTCCGCGCTCGCGCCGGTACGAACTCCCCGAGCGGGCCACACCCGACGGAATCGAGCGTCCGGTCGACCCCGCGGCGGTCAGAGAGCTCGCGGCGACGCTTCGGGAGGCCGACGTCGAGAGCGTCGCGGTCGCGCTGCTGCACGCGTACGTCACGCCGGACAACGAGCGGGCGGTCGCGGAGATCCTCCGCGAGGAACTCGACGTCCCGGTGTCGGCCTCCCACGCGGTGCTCTCCGAGTTCCGGGAGTTCGAGCGGACCTCCACCACCGTCGTCGACGCGTACGTCACCCCCGCGATCGACAGGTACGTCGGCCGGCTGAGCGAGCGGGCCGCGGCGGAGGGGATCCCCGAACCGCGGATCATGCAGTCCAACGGCGGGATCGCGAGCGCCGACACCGTCCGCAACCACGCCGTCGGGACCGCGCTGTCCGGCCCCGCGGCGGGCGTCGTCGGCGCCGACAGGGCCGCGCGGGCGGTCGGGGCAGCCGAGGACCTCCCGGGAGTCGTCACGTTCGATATGGGCGGGACTTCGAGCGACGTCAGCCTGGTCCGCGACGGTGACGCCGAACGGACCACCGACACCGACATCGACGGCATCCCGATCAGGACGCCGATGGTCGACATCAACACCATCGGCTCCGGCGGCGGGTCGATCGCGTGGGTCGACGCTGGCGGGGCGCTCCGGGTGGGCCCCCGCTCGGCCGGCGCCGACCCCGGCCCGGCGTGTTACGGCAACGGCGGCGCGCAGCCGACCGTCACCGACGCCAACGTCGTGCTCGGCTACGTCGGCGGGAGCACGGCGCTCGGCGGGGAACTCTCCCTCGACGTCGCGGCCGCCGAGGCGGTCCTCGAAGACCTCGCCGACGACGCGGGGCTGGAAAGCGCAACGGCGGCGGCCCGCGGCGTCTACCGGGTCGCGAACGCGAAGATGACCCGCGCGATCCGGGAGATCACCGTCGAGCGCGGGTTCGATCCCCGCGAGTTCGGGCTGGTCGCGTTCGGCGGCGCCGGCCCGATGCACGCCGCCGGCGTCGCCGACGACCTCGACATCGAAGCCGTGATCGTGCCCGTCGCCTCGGGCGTGCTCTCCGCCTACGGCCTGCTGGACGCCGACGAGCGGTACGACCGCGTCCGCACCCATTTGACCCGACTGGACGACGCCGACCCCGACCGCGTCGCCGAGACCGTGACCGATCTGGCCCACGACGCGCTCGCGGAGTCGACTGCGGCCGACCCGACCGTCGAGTACGAGGCCGACCTCCGGTACGCCGGCCAGAGCTTCGAGTTGACGGTCCCGGTCGACCTCCCGTTCGACTCCGACGCCGCCCGCTCGCGGTTCCACGCCGAACACGAACGGACCCACGGCTACCGGATGGACGCCACGGTCGAACTCGTGAACCTCCGGGCGACCGCCCGCGCGTCGCGGTCGGTCGTCGAGACCCGATACGACGCCGACGGCGACAGTCTCGTCGGAACTCGGACCGTCGACTTCGACGGCGAGACACACGAGGCGGCGGTACACGACCGGCTGGCGCTCCCGGCGGAGGCGACCGTCGAGGGGCCGGCGGTTCTCGAACAGGCCGAGAGCACGACGGTCGTCCCGCCGGCGTGGACGGCGACCGTGTGGCACAACGGCGCGCTCGTGATCCGGCCTCGCGGCGCCGGCGCGGGAGCGGCCGACGCATCCGAGGATACGCTATGA
- a CDS encoding PAS domain S-box protein, which produces MTRDIHVLHVESDSQFTELTAAYLQQEIETIALSTETRATDALTSLRQADTDVDCIVSAYDFPGMNGVEFLRAVREDYPRLPFILFTGKGSESVASEALAADATDYLQKQKGTEQYHLLANRIRNAVQQYRESKDRQKAEHYRQRLYEIASDTELRFDRKTKRLLELGCERLGVENGHVTRIDRHTNRHEIRIAAGSDFVQPGTTSDLSETYCQRTISEDTILTVYDAVERGWENEPAYERWGIGCYIGGKIEVGGDLYGTVCFVDQHPKSGPFTERERTFVDLLTRWLSHLVEQRQRNHEAERYRRLFENLPVGVFRTTLDGEIVRANGTVLDVYNAESDEQLRQAGAQVLYVDASDRERLLEEIRKTGQIKSKVLEVETPDGEKRAVRTSLTLVEEDGTQYLEGVVQDVTRRRELERECERIKAIAESLNDPAYVVDENGRFTYVNDEFVRLVGYPEDEIIGSTPALIKDEDAVDETERQLGQLLSSDGPDTVTFEVMIRPQDGDPVLCEDRMEVLPDEGDTFNGSVGMLRDISERKRRERALRRERDGLDEFASVVSHDLRNPLNVATGRLRIVQDECDSRHLDDIEDALGRMDELIDDLSTLARDGQQVADTEPVALAEISNDCWANVESPGASLRVETDRTIRCDLNRLGQLFENLYRNAIEHGGSDVTVTVGELDEGFYIEDDGSGVPDGKRDQVLDSGFSTATTGTGFGLGTVQQVVESHGWRIDLTEGKEGGARFEITGVEFVN; this is translated from the coding sequence ATGACGCGAGATATCCACGTTCTACACGTCGAAAGCGATTCACAGTTCACCGAGCTCACTGCGGCGTACTTACAACAGGAAATTGAGACGATAGCGCTGTCCACGGAAACACGAGCTACTGACGCACTCACCAGTCTCAGGCAGGCAGACACGGACGTCGACTGTATCGTCAGCGCGTATGATTTCCCCGGGATGAACGGCGTTGAGTTCCTCAGAGCTGTACGCGAGGACTATCCCCGGCTTCCGTTCATTCTGTTTACTGGGAAGGGCAGCGAGTCCGTGGCAAGCGAAGCACTCGCGGCTGATGCAACTGACTACTTACAGAAACAGAAAGGGACTGAACAGTATCACCTGCTGGCAAATCGGATCCGGAATGCCGTCCAACAGTACCGGGAGTCCAAGGACCGACAGAAAGCCGAACACTACCGGCAGAGACTGTACGAGATCGCATCTGACACGGAGCTACGTTTCGACAGGAAAACCAAGCGGCTACTTGAACTTGGGTGTGAACGACTCGGGGTCGAAAACGGACACGTCACACGGATCGACCGGCACACGAACCGACACGAAATCAGGATCGCTGCCGGCTCCGATTTCGTACAGCCCGGCACTACTTCGGACCTATCCGAGACGTACTGCCAGCGGACGATTTCGGAAGATACCATCCTGACGGTCTATGATGCGGTGGAACGCGGCTGGGAGAACGAACCGGCGTATGAGCGGTGGGGCATCGGCTGTTATATCGGCGGAAAGATCGAGGTCGGTGGTGATCTTTACGGCACGGTCTGTTTCGTCGACCAGCATCCCAAATCCGGCCCGTTCACTGAACGAGAACGGACGTTCGTTGATCTCCTCACGCGATGGTTGAGTCACTTGGTTGAACAACGACAGCGGAACCACGAGGCCGAGCGCTACAGGCGGTTGTTCGAGAACCTTCCCGTCGGCGTGTTCCGGACGACGCTCGATGGCGAGATTGTCAGGGCGAACGGAACGGTACTGGACGTTTACAACGCGGAGTCAGATGAGCAACTGCGTCAAGCGGGGGCGCAGGTGCTGTACGTAGACGCCTCAGACCGCGAACGGCTACTCGAAGAGATCCGAAAGACGGGGCAGATCAAAAGCAAGGTGTTGGAAGTCGAAACCCCGGATGGTGAAAAGCGGGCTGTTCGTACGTCGCTCACGCTGGTAGAGGAAGATGGGACGCAGTATCTTGAGGGGGTCGTTCAGGACGTAACCCGCCGGCGGGAGCTTGAGCGGGAGTGCGAACGGATCAAAGCGATCGCTGAGTCGCTGAACGATCCGGCGTACGTGGTTGACGAGAACGGACGATTCACATACGTAAACGACGAATTTGTACGGCTAGTCGGATACCCCGAAGACGAAATCATTGGGAGTACTCCCGCGCTGATCAAGGATGAAGACGCAGTAGACGAGACGGAGCGCCAACTGGGGCAGCTCCTCTCGAGTGACGGCCCGGATACGGTGACGTTCGAGGTGATGATCCGGCCCCAGGACGGCGATCCGGTTCTCTGTGAGGATCGTATGGAGGTTCTGCCGGACGAGGGGGATACGTTCAACGGGTCCGTCGGGATGTTGCGTGATATTTCGGAACGGAAGCGTCGTGAGCGGGCACTGCGTCGGGAGCGGGACGGACTTGACGAGTTTGCGAGCGTCGTCAGTCACGACCTCCGAAACCCACTAAACGTGGCCACTGGACGGCTGAGGATCGTGCAAGACGAGTGCGACAGTCGACATCTGGACGATATTGAGGACGCATTAGGTCGGATGGATGAATTGATTGATGATCTGTCGACGTTAGCTCGTGACGGTCAGCAGGTAGCTGATACTGAGCCGGTTGCCCTCGCGGAGATCTCGAACGACTGCTGGGCGAACGTCGAGAGTCCCGGTGCATCGCTTCGTGTTGAAACCGACCGGACGATTCGGTGTGACTTGAATCGTCTCGGGCAACTGTTTGAGAACCTCTATCGAAATGCAATCGAACACGGGGGGTCGGACGTGACAGTGACAGTCGGTGAGTTGGATGAAGGGTTTTATATAGAAGACGATGGGTCCGGGGTCCCGGACGGAAAGCGAGACCAGGTGCTCGACTCGGGGTTCTCGACGGCAACTACCGGTACCGGGTTTGGCCTCGGTACTGTCCAGCAAGTCGTAGAATCACACGGCTGGAGGATCGATCTGACTGAGGGGAAGGAAGGTGGTGCCCGGTTTGAGATAACCGGTGTCGAATTCGTCAACTGA
- a CDS encoding DUF5615 family PIN-like protein, translating into MGYRILADENVERATINYLRKLGHDVEWIGDIKELGLGADDGSIATYGRETDRLILTQDDDFFTQLDSGDTAGIPFQKDQTLSAQEVGDIVHELSEYICQSEVTLEYVSRNWL; encoded by the coding sequence ATGGGGTATCGCATCCTCGCTGACGAAAACGTCGAGCGGGCGACGATCAACTACCTGCGGAAACTCGGTCACGATGTCGAATGGATCGGCGATATCAAAGAACTCGGCCTCGGGGCTGACGATGGATCGATCGCTACGTACGGACGCGAGACAGACCGCCTCATTCTCACGCAAGATGACGACTTCTTCACCCAACTGGATAGTGGGGATACTGCTGGCATTCCTTTCCAGAAAGATCAGACGCTTTCGGCCCAGGAGGTCGGGGACATCGTACACGAACTCTCCGAATACATATGCCAGTCCGAAGTGACGCTCGAATACGTGAGTCGGAACTGGCTATAG
- a CDS encoding type II toxin-antitoxin system death-on-curing family toxin, whose amino-acid sequence MGDSLWYPSVEDVVHIHDDIVSEYSETSGGVRSRGDVEFALNYIEEGSFGSVPETMHEKAFHLLRLLVANHPFVDGNKRTALNTVAVFYLLNGYRFDYDDEIRDVLKRFGTDERTVSEEQVIDYLQANSEEIELAEEIEQWRDELVRHGIERLIHESSDPND is encoded by the coding sequence ATGGGCGATTCGCTCTGGTATCCGTCGGTCGAGGATGTCGTCCATATCCACGACGATATCGTCTCGGAGTACTCGGAGACCAGCGGCGGTGTCCGGAGTCGAGGTGACGTGGAGTTCGCGCTGAACTACATCGAAGAAGGAAGTTTCGGATCGGTCCCCGAAACGATGCACGAGAAGGCGTTTCACCTGCTTCGGCTGCTCGTTGCCAATCATCCGTTCGTGGACGGAAACAAGCGGACAGCACTCAACACAGTAGCCGTGTTCTATCTCCTCAACGGCTATCGATTCGATTACGACGACGAGATCCGAGACGTTCTGAAACGGTTCGGTACGGACGAACGGACGGTGAGCGAAGAGCAGGTCATCGACTACCTCCAAGCGAATTCCGAGGAGATTGAGTTAGCCGAAGAGATCGAACAGTGGCGAGACGAACTCGTTCGACACGGAATCGAACGACTGATACACGAGTCGTCGGACCCGAACGATTAA
- a CDS encoding haloacid dehalogenase type II, with protein MTFAADRVRTVTFDSYSTLVDVEAAERALADRVADPGPVSDLWRARSLEYTFVANHTDAYQPFYEMNRDALQYALDAFGVDVSTEERDAILAVYHELDVFTDVRDGIERLRDAGYPCYVVSNGNPEMLASMVEHAGIGDLLADTISADEVETFKPDADLYRHAAGRTGTPIEEIVHVTAGWFDVMGARHAGMQSVWVNRTDQPWETFGGEPDLTVETFHELADALGA; from the coding sequence ATGACATTCGCTGCCGACCGCGTCCGGACCGTCACCTTCGACTCGTACAGCACCCTCGTCGACGTCGAGGCCGCCGAGCGCGCGCTCGCGGACCGCGTTGCGGACCCCGGGCCCGTGTCGGACCTCTGGCGGGCACGGTCGCTCGAGTACACGTTCGTCGCGAACCACACCGACGCCTACCAGCCGTTCTACGAGATGAACCGGGACGCCCTGCAGTACGCCCTGGACGCCTTCGGCGTCGACGTCTCGACCGAGGAGCGCGACGCGATTCTGGCGGTGTACCACGAACTCGACGTGTTCACGGACGTCCGGGACGGCATCGAACGCCTCCGGGACGCGGGCTACCCGTGTTACGTGGTGTCGAACGGGAACCCCGAGATGTTGGCGTCGATGGTCGAGCACGCCGGGATCGGCGATCTGCTCGCGGACACGATCAGCGCCGACGAGGTGGAGACGTTCAAACCGGACGCCGACCTGTACCGTCACGCGGCGGGCCGGACCGGGACGCCGATCGAGGAGATCGTCCACGTGACCGCCGGGTGGTTCGACGTGATGGGTGCCCGACACGCCGGGATGCAGTCCGTGTGGGTGAACCGGACGGACCAGCCGTGGGAGACGTTCGGCGGGGAACCGGACCTGACCGTCGAGACGTTTCACGAACTGGCCGACGCGCTGGGCGCGTGA
- a CDS encoding DUF433 domain-containing protein, with protein sequence MSQVTRRIVRELHDEPHLEGRRITVQFLKEQVEERGLSPRTVADRHDLDVADVYRALTYYHDHPEEMRTIERQRQSAIEEHDHLTTDPDSVRD encoded by the coding sequence ATGAGCCAGGTGACGAGACGTATCGTGCGGGAACTCCACGACGAGCCACATCTCGAAGGCCGACGGATTACTGTTCAGTTCCTCAAAGAACAAGTCGAAGAGCGGGGGCTCTCCCCGAGAACGGTTGCCGATCGCCACGACCTCGATGTGGCCGATGTCTATCGGGCGCTCACCTACTATCATGACCATCCTGAGGAGATGCGGACGATCGAACGCCAGCGGCAATCCGCGATCGAAGAACACGACCACTTGACGACCGATCCCGACAGTGTGCGTGACTAA